One Synechococcus sp. JA-2-3B'a(2-13) genomic window carries:
- the rnc gene encoding ribonuclease III, producing the protein MVELIPPRRRALEHLLARLGFRDPALLEQLRWDLLDQALIHPSLDGRRNNDRLELLGDSVLRILVTEFLFQSYPHLSVGELTAIRSDLTSDAYLAELADLHGLDRYLEVGSSSQNDLAGRGRRLADAFEALLGAFYLSWGIYTLPRLHPWLDPYLHRRVEQWFQDPTRRNPKAALQELTQRLWGSLPEYRLVAAQEHPPHFTMEVWGQGRCWGRGEGRSKKAAEMAAAAQAYEHLQSEKT; encoded by the coding sequence ATGGTTGAGTTGATCCCGCCCCGTCGCCGTGCCTTGGAGCATTTGCTGGCCCGCCTTGGATTCAGGGATCCGGCTTTGCTGGAACAACTGCGTTGGGATCTGCTGGATCAGGCTCTGATTCACCCTTCTCTGGATGGCCGACGGAACAACGATCGGCTGGAGTTGTTGGGGGATTCTGTCCTGCGAATTTTGGTTACGGAATTCTTGTTTCAGTCCTATCCCCATCTGTCGGTGGGAGAGCTGACCGCGATTCGCTCCGACCTGACCAGCGATGCTTACCTGGCAGAACTGGCGGATCTGCACGGCTTGGATCGCTACCTCGAGGTGGGATCCAGCTCTCAAAACGACTTGGCCGGACGGGGTCGGCGGCTGGCGGATGCTTTCGAGGCTCTGCTTGGGGCTTTTTATCTCAGTTGGGGTATTTACACGCTGCCCAGGCTGCATCCCTGGCTGGATCCCTACTTACACCGACGAGTGGAGCAATGGTTCCAAGACCCCACTCGGCGCAACCCCAAAGCAGCCTTGCAAGAACTGACCCAACGCCTTTGGGGTAGCCTGCCCGAATACCGCCTGGTGGCCGCCCAGGAGCATCCCCCTCATTTCACCATGGAAGTTTGGGGGCAAGGGCGGTGCTGGGGCCGCGGTGAAGGTCGCTCGAAAAAGGCTGCGGAAATGGCCGCCGCTGCTCAAGCCTACGAACACTTGCAGTCGGAGAAGACATGA